One genomic window of Aquisalimonas sp. 2447 includes the following:
- a CDS encoding LytTR family DNA-binding domain-containing protein: protein MTVRAVIADDEPELATYLQRELKQAWPELTIAGVARTGPEAVQLLEQERPDVAFLDIRMPGLSGLEVAARVPPHCRVVFVTAFDEYAVQAFEREAVDYLLKPVSAERLASTVERLRRQPADGFGTSALTDLLQRLQPATAPEYLQWIRAGSGERVELVGADQVIYFHAISKYTSVLTADGEYTIRTPIKMLAEQLDPQLFWQIHRANIVNVRRVERVHREFAGRLTLVLKERPEQLTVSRAFAHLFRQM from the coding sequence ATGACAGTGCGGGCTGTGATCGCCGACGACGAGCCGGAGCTGGCCACCTATCTGCAACGCGAGCTGAAACAGGCGTGGCCGGAACTGACCATTGCGGGCGTGGCCAGGACCGGGCCGGAAGCCGTGCAACTGCTGGAGCAGGAGCGCCCGGACGTGGCGTTCCTCGATATCCGCATGCCGGGGCTCTCGGGACTGGAGGTGGCGGCACGGGTTCCGCCGCACTGCCGGGTGGTGTTCGTGACAGCGTTCGATGAATACGCGGTACAGGCGTTCGAGCGGGAAGCGGTGGACTATCTGCTGAAACCGGTGTCGGCGGAGCGCCTTGCCAGTACGGTGGAACGACTGCGGCGACAGCCCGCGGACGGGTTCGGAACGTCCGCGCTGACGGATCTGCTGCAGCGGCTGCAGCCCGCGACAGCGCCGGAGTACCTGCAGTGGATACGTGCCGGTTCCGGTGAGCGGGTCGAGCTTGTGGGCGCCGATCAGGTGATCTATTTCCATGCGATCTCGAAGTACACCAGCGTGTTGACTGCCGATGGCGAATATACAATTCGCACCCCCATCAAGATGCTGGCCGAGCAGCTCGATCCGCAGCTGTTCTGGCAGATTCACCGGGCCAACATCGTCAATGTCCGCCGCGTGGAGCGGGTCCATCGAGAGTTCGCCGGGCGGTTGACCCTGGTCCTCAAGGAGCGTCCGGAGCAACTCACGGTGAGTCGGGCCTTCGCCCACCTGTTTCGGCAGATGTAG
- the bioA gene encoding adenosylmethionine--8-amino-7-oxononanoate transaminase — MPVDNWDEALRFDREHLWHPYTSMLEPSPVWPVESAEGVRLRLADGRELIDGMASWWCAVHGYNHPALNAAMQAQLAKTPHVMFGGLTHEPAIELGRRLVELTPEPLEKVFLADSGSVSIEVAMKMAIQYWQSRGEPGKHRMLSLRQGYHGDTLGAMSVCDPVTGMHHLFSGVVAEQLFAPAPTCRYDQPWDPADLDAMASMIEQHHEELAAVILEPVVQGAGGMHFYHPEYLRGVRELCDRHGVLLIADEIATGFGRSGRLFACEHAGISPDIMCLGKALTGGTMTLAATLATREIGETISRGGAGCFMHGPTFMGNPLACAAAVASIDLLLANDWQGAVQRLETGLRRGLSPCADLPGVTDVRALGAIGVVQLEQAVDMHDLVPRFVDAGVWVRPFGRMVYLMPPYVISDVDLTALTGAVYRVLAEVQGRQV, encoded by the coding sequence ATGCCCGTAGACAACTGGGACGAGGCGCTGCGTTTCGACCGCGAGCACCTCTGGCACCCCTATACCTCCATGCTTGAGCCCTCTCCCGTGTGGCCGGTGGAGTCGGCCGAGGGTGTGCGCCTGAGGCTGGCTGACGGCCGGGAACTCATCGACGGCATGGCGTCCTGGTGGTGCGCCGTCCACGGTTACAACCACCCCGCCCTGAATGCGGCCATGCAGGCGCAGCTGGCAAAGACTCCGCACGTCATGTTCGGTGGTCTCACCCACGAGCCGGCCATCGAACTGGGCCGGCGCCTGGTGGAGCTCACGCCGGAGCCGCTGGAGAAGGTGTTCCTCGCGGATTCAGGCTCGGTGTCCATCGAGGTGGCCATGAAGATGGCCATCCAGTACTGGCAATCGCGGGGTGAGCCGGGCAAGCACCGCATGCTGTCCCTGCGCCAGGGCTACCATGGGGACACGCTCGGTGCCATGTCGGTTTGTGATCCCGTAACCGGCATGCACCACCTGTTCAGCGGCGTGGTTGCCGAGCAGCTCTTCGCCCCGGCGCCGACCTGCCGTTATGACCAGCCCTGGGACCCCGCTGACCTGGATGCCATGGCCAGCATGATCGAGCAGCACCACGAGGAACTCGCGGCGGTGATTCTCGAGCCGGTGGTGCAGGGCGCCGGCGGCATGCACTTCTACCACCCCGAATATCTGCGCGGTGTGCGGGAACTGTGTGACCGCCATGGCGTGCTGTTGATCGCCGACGAGATCGCCACCGGTTTCGGTCGCAGTGGTCGCCTGTTCGCCTGCGAGCACGCTGGCATCAGTCCGGACATCATGTGCCTCGGCAAGGCCCTGACCGGTGGCACCATGACCCTGGCGGCGACGCTGGCAACCCGCGAGATCGGTGAGACCATCTCCCGGGGCGGCGCCGGCTGTTTCATGCATGGACCCACCTTCATGGGCAATCCGTTGGCCTGTGCCGCCGCCGTGGCCAGCATCGACCTGCTGCTGGCGAATGACTGGCAGGGGGCCGTGCAGCGACTGGAGACCGGGCTGCGTCGGGGTCTCTCTCCCTGCGCTGACCTGCCGGGTGTTACCGATGTGCGGGCGCTGGGTGCCATCGGCGTGGTGCAGCTGGAACAGGCCGTGGACATGCATGATCTGGTGCCGCGGTTCGTCGACGCAGGTGTATGGGTGCGGCCATTCGGGCGCATGGTGTATCTGATGCCGCCGTATGTCATCAGCGACGTGGACCTGACCGCGTTGACCGGGGCCGTGTACCGGGTGCTTGCGGAGGTTCAGGGTCGCCAAGTGTAA
- the bioF gene encoding 8-amino-7-oxononanoate synthase → MLDQRLEAGLGQRREQDLYRRRRQVEHLRGAWLRVDGRDCRNFCSNDYLGLAGDRRVARAMSDALERWHAGSGAAHLITGHSSEHEALEEELADFVGRPRALLFSTGYMANMGTINALAGPDDRVFEDRLNHASLLDGGWLCRGGMERYDHADTADLATRLRSSEADHKLVVTDTVFSMDGDVAPLAELAATVAARDATLMVDDAHGVGVLGPQGGGAAREAGLGTDAVPVYVGTLGKALGTFGAFVAGSETLIEYLIQRARTYVYTTAPPPAVAAATRSALRIAREEGWRREHLDALVRRFQQGLRHLGLPVSSSRTPVQPLVVGEPAVALRLARALEGEGLLITAIRPPTVPAGTARLRVTFSAAHREADVDALLEALGRHLSGSCAPLTET, encoded by the coding sequence ATGCTGGACCAGCGACTGGAAGCCGGCCTTGGGCAGCGCCGGGAGCAGGATCTTTACCGGCGTCGCCGACAGGTGGAGCACCTGCGAGGCGCCTGGCTGCGGGTGGACGGCCGGGATTGCCGGAACTTCTGCAGCAACGACTACCTCGGCCTGGCCGGCGATCGGCGGGTGGCACGGGCCATGTCCGATGCCCTGGAGCGCTGGCACGCGGGCAGTGGCGCGGCGCATCTCATCACCGGGCACAGCAGTGAACACGAGGCCCTGGAAGAGGAATTGGCGGACTTCGTCGGTCGACCCCGGGCACTGCTGTTCTCCACCGGTTACATGGCCAACATGGGCACCATCAATGCCCTGGCCGGCCCGGACGATCGCGTCTTCGAGGATCGTCTGAATCATGCTTCCCTGCTGGATGGCGGCTGGCTGTGCCGCGGGGGCATGGAGCGTTATGACCACGCCGATACGGCCGATCTGGCGACACGGCTGCGGAGCAGTGAGGCGGACCACAAACTGGTGGTGACGGATACCGTCTTCAGCATGGACGGCGACGTGGCGCCGCTTGCGGAACTCGCCGCAACGGTTGCTGCGCGGGATGCCACCCTGATGGTGGATGACGCCCACGGGGTCGGCGTACTCGGGCCGCAGGGTGGTGGCGCTGCCCGGGAGGCGGGCCTGGGCACGGACGCGGTGCCAGTCTACGTGGGAACCCTGGGCAAGGCCCTGGGGACCTTCGGGGCCTTCGTCGCCGGCAGCGAGACGCTGATCGAGTACCTCATCCAGCGTGCGCGGACCTACGTCTACACCACCGCGCCGCCGCCGGCGGTGGCTGCCGCCACCCGTTCCGCACTGCGCATTGCCCGGGAGGAGGGTTGGCGTCGTGAGCATCTGGATGCCCTGGTGCGGCGTTTCCAGCAGGGATTGCGACACCTGGGCTTGCCGGTATCGTCGTCGCGAACTCCCGTCCAGCCCCTGGTGGTGGGCGAGCCTGCGGTGGCGTTGCGCCTGGCCAGGGCGCTGGAGGGGGAGGGACTGCTCATTACTGCGATACGTCCGCCCACGGTGCCGGCGGGCACCGCAAGGTTGCGCGTGACGTTCTCTGCCGCGCACCGCGAGGCAGACGTGGACGCACTCCTGGAGGCCCTGGGACGCCATCTCTCCGGCAGCTGCGCTCCGCTCACGGAGACCTGA
- the dacB gene encoding D-alanyl-D-alanine carboxypeptidase/D-alanyl-D-alanine-endopeptidase codes for MRIRIPDARSILLLCCLLAGVALLSGQKVMAGDQLPPSIQAILDQWDVPGEAVSILVQARGDASPRLRVNAETPRNPASVMKLFTTYAALEALSPGHTWETRVHAGGPVRAGRLQGDLWFEGGGDPFLTAEDFWGLLGSVRRRGIAHIDGDLVFDDSRFAAAERDPGAFDNRPYHAYNQPPHPLLVNLNAIKFELESLQTGDGVRVSMHPPLGNLPVENRLRADPSVWCGAYRWHVDYRLAGDAGAPLAVLEGRQGAGCGPRRLHRAGLPVETYVHGLFDALWTHWGGEFSGGWRTGTWANVTADPLARHESRPLSAVVQTTNKYSNNVMARQLALSIAAEQGTRPASEADGRAAVMDVLRRQGLALEGFQLDEVAGLSRDNRITVEHVAELLDHVHASLIMPEFLASLPVAGVDGTLRNRFRGEPEAGRIRAKTGSINHVSGIGGYVRNLSDETLMVAVLINHQDAHRGSGTAIQNAVLRWAFNHAADDAL; via the coding sequence ATGCGCATACGCATTCCGGACGCTCGCTCCATATTGCTTCTTTGCTGCCTCCTGGCGGGCGTCGCGCTGCTGTCCGGCCAGAAGGTCATGGCCGGCGATCAGCTCCCCCCTTCCATCCAGGCCATCCTCGACCAGTGGGACGTGCCCGGCGAGGCCGTTAGCATCCTCGTCCAGGCGCGCGGCGACGCTTCACCGCGCCTGCGGGTGAATGCCGAAACACCGCGCAACCCCGCGTCGGTGATGAAACTGTTCACCACCTATGCGGCCCTGGAGGCGCTGAGCCCCGGCCACACATGGGAGACCAGGGTGCATGCCGGTGGCCCGGTTCGCGCCGGACGACTCCAGGGTGACCTCTGGTTCGAAGGTGGTGGCGATCCGTTCCTGACCGCCGAGGACTTCTGGGGCCTGCTGGGATCGGTGCGCCGTCGCGGCATTGCGCATATCGACGGCGATCTGGTCTTCGACGACAGCCGGTTCGCAGCCGCCGAGCGCGATCCAGGCGCCTTCGACAACCGGCCTTATCACGCCTACAACCAGCCGCCACACCCGCTGCTGGTCAACCTCAACGCCATCAAGTTCGAGCTGGAATCACTCCAGACCGGCGACGGGGTCCGGGTGTCCATGCACCCGCCCCTGGGTAACCTGCCGGTGGAGAATCGTCTCCGGGCAGACCCGTCGGTCTGGTGCGGGGCGTATCGCTGGCATGTCGATTACCGGCTGGCCGGCGACGCCGGCGCCCCGCTGGCGGTCCTGGAAGGCCGCCAGGGTGCCGGTTGCGGGCCGCGCCGCCTGCACCGCGCCGGCCTGCCCGTGGAAACCTACGTCCACGGCCTGTTCGATGCACTGTGGACGCACTGGGGCGGCGAGTTCTCCGGTGGCTGGCGCACGGGCACCTGGGCCAACGTCACTGCGGACCCCCTGGCCCGCCACGAATCCCGCCCGCTGTCAGCCGTGGTGCAGACAACCAACAAGTACAGCAACAACGTCATGGCCCGCCAACTGGCCCTGAGCATTGCCGCGGAGCAAGGCACGAGACCGGCATCGGAAGCAGATGGCCGTGCAGCCGTCATGGACGTGCTACGCCGCCAGGGTCTCGCTCTGGAAGGCTTTCAGCTGGACGAAGTCGCGGGGCTGTCGCGGGACAACCGCATCACCGTCGAGCATGTGGCCGAGCTGCTGGATCACGTCCACGCCAGCCTGATCATGCCGGAATTCCTGGCTTCTCTCCCGGTGGCGGGAGTGGACGGCACGCTACGCAACCGCTTCAGGGGCGAGCCGGAGGCCGGGCGCATCCGCGCCAAGACCGGCTCGATCAACCACGTCTCCGGCATCGGCGGTTACGTGCGCAACCTGAGCGACGAAACGCTGATGGTCGCCGTGCTGATCAACCACCAGGATGCCCACCGCGGGTCCGGAACGGCCATCCAGAACGCTGTACTGCGCTGGGCGTTCAACCATGCCGCGGACGACGCCCTGTAA
- a CDS encoding metallothionein, which translates to MSEVDRVKCACNDCVCVIAPEKAVERNGQLFCGDSCAKGHTDGSGCGHVGCKCTG; encoded by the coding sequence ATGAGCGAAGTGGATCGCGTCAAATGTGCGTGCAATGACTGTGTTTGCGTGATTGCGCCGGAGAAGGCGGTGGAGCGGAATGGCCAGCTGTTCTGCGGCGATTCCTGTGCCAAAGGCCATACCGATGGCTCCGGCTGCGGGCACGTCGGCTGCAAGTGCACTGGCTGA
- a CDS encoding metalloregulator ArsR/SmtB family transcription factor codes for MDEPVSVGHMAERLDASQSLISHHLRLLRATRLVRNTRQGRSVLYQVSDEHVRTMLLNMVEHIREEPNDSGGPT; via the coding sequence ATGGATGAGCCTGTCAGCGTGGGGCACATGGCGGAACGGCTGGACGCGTCCCAGTCCCTGATCAGTCATCACCTGCGGCTACTGCGGGCCACGCGGCTGGTCAGAAACACCCGGCAGGGTCGCAGTGTGCTGTACCAGGTCAGCGATGAGCATGTACGCACCATGTTGCTGAACATGGTGGAACACATCCGTGAAGAGCCGAATGATTCGGGAGGTCCGACATGA
- a CDS encoding matrixin family metalloprotease, whose protein sequence is MRISVWHVGVVTLAGIAMIPLVNQGLSGDGRLQGTGPSIADDCDIPIALHLGAVDDRFDLDRSTVSRALRDAIAMWQGASDHTLFRETEDLGMAVTLEFDERQESAQARGRDRDELARMEETLQTRQTRLRRERDHLSDDLAAFDDRQNAYNTRGRQHEEAVADWNAGRVEQTAARRAELEREREELQQARQQLPEARRQLQERQETLHARQQQLEEDARQFNERVAAYNRAAADSVGFQMARYQRHGDDRAIRVFRAMGDNELRVVLAHELGHALGIGHVNDQRAVMHADLSSANRERTALTAADRAALADACNIGVEDSQR, encoded by the coding sequence ATGCGTATTTCCGTATGGCACGTCGGCGTCGTCACCCTGGCGGGTATTGCGATGATACCGCTGGTGAACCAGGGCCTGTCAGGGGATGGCCGGCTGCAGGGCACCGGACCGTCCATCGCCGACGACTGCGACATCCCCATCGCGCTCCACTTGGGCGCCGTCGATGACCGCTTCGATCTGGACCGGAGCACGGTGAGCCGCGCCCTTCGGGACGCCATCGCCATGTGGCAAGGGGCCTCGGACCACACCCTGTTCCGCGAAACCGAGGATCTCGGCATGGCGGTCACCCTGGAATTCGACGAACGCCAGGAATCAGCTCAAGCCCGCGGCCGCGACCGCGACGAGCTGGCGCGGATGGAGGAGACCCTGCAGACGCGACAGACGCGTCTACGCCGCGAGCGGGACCACCTGAGCGATGACCTGGCAGCGTTCGACGACCGGCAGAACGCGTACAACACCCGGGGGCGCCAACACGAAGAGGCGGTTGCGGACTGGAATGCCGGCCGCGTGGAACAGACAGCCGCCCGCAGGGCGGAGCTCGAGCGCGAGCGCGAGGAACTGCAACAGGCGAGACAGCAACTCCCGGAGGCCCGACGCCAGTTGCAGGAGCGCCAGGAAACATTGCACGCCCGGCAACAGCAGCTCGAGGAGGACGCCCGGCAGTTCAACGAGCGTGTCGCCGCATACAATCGGGCTGCCGCCGACAGCGTCGGCTTCCAGATGGCACGCTACCAACGCCACGGGGACGACCGGGCAATACGGGTGTTTCGTGCCATGGGAGATAATGAACTGCGGGTGGTGCTCGCCCACGAGCTCGGGCACGCCCTGGGCATCGGCCACGTGAACGATCAGCGGGCCGTGATGCATGCGGACCTGTCCTCCGCGAACCGGGAACGAACCGCCCTCACTGCGGCAGACCGAGCCGCCCTCGCTGACGCCTGTAACATCGGCGTGGAGGATTCCCAGAGATGA
- a CDS encoding universal stress protein — protein sequence MSTANRTLIVPVDGSEHASAAARYASRLATALELPVVLVHAFPASATDLFEKLGAGTEGMTLSHLSGQGFESIRKESADTAFQRAREHMGQGLKVEERLLTGEAREALPRFVNDQEAPHVVMGRRGLGVFREALLGSVSERLIHEVAEPVTVVSSGQNRSAEVGPLVVPVDGSEFAATAVRYAGELAAALGLDIHLLHASPATAGEIPALESRLLDSSAAWPDEGALAEFGQQSGDNAFAVARDVIADTGAKGLYIKDVRRSGHPAQAVNDYLRELECGEIVIGRRGMGRIQTMLLGSVSQRVLRGATGPVTVIG from the coding sequence ATGAGCACTGCGAACCGCACCCTGATTGTTCCCGTGGACGGGTCCGAGCACGCTTCGGCGGCCGCAAGGTACGCCTCCAGGCTGGCGACGGCGCTGGAGTTGCCCGTTGTCCTGGTGCATGCCTTCCCCGCCTCGGCCACCGACCTGTTCGAGAAACTGGGCGCCGGGACCGAGGGCATGACCCTCAGTCACCTCTCGGGGCAGGGGTTCGAGAGCATTCGCAAGGAGAGTGCGGACACGGCGTTCCAGCGGGCGCGCGAGCACATGGGGCAGGGCCTGAAGGTGGAGGAACGGTTGCTGACCGGTGAAGCCAGGGAAGCACTCCCCCGATTCGTCAACGACCAGGAGGCGCCCCATGTGGTCATGGGTCGGCGCGGTCTCGGTGTCTTCCGGGAGGCATTACTGGGAAGCGTCAGCGAGCGGTTGATCCACGAGGTGGCCGAGCCGGTCACCGTTGTCAGCAGCGGCCAGAACCGGTCTGCCGAGGTCGGCCCGCTGGTAGTCCCCGTAGATGGTTCGGAGTTTGCCGCGACGGCGGTGCGTTATGCCGGGGAGCTGGCCGCCGCGCTGGGCCTGGATATTCACCTTCTGCACGCCTCGCCGGCGACCGCGGGGGAAATCCCTGCACTGGAGAGTCGACTGTTGGACTCCTCGGCGGCCTGGCCCGACGAAGGCGCATTGGCCGAGTTCGGGCAGCAGAGTGGTGACAACGCCTTCGCTGTCGCCCGGGATGTCATCGCCGATACCGGCGCCAAGGGCCTGTACATCAAGGATGTGCGCCGCAGCGGCCATCCGGCGCAGGCGGTGAACGACTATCTGCGGGAGCTCGAGTGCGGGGAGATCGTCATCGGCCGCCGCGGCATGGGACGCATCCAGACCATGCTGTTGGGAAGCGTCAGCCAGCGCGTGCTGCGGGGGGCGACGGGGCCGGTCACGGTGATCGGCTAG
- a CDS encoding SDR family NAD(P)-dependent oxidoreductase, with the protein MAQPVHIVTGASAGIGQACAEHLAATGARVVVNYARREAEAEAVARRCRELGGDAITVQADVAVDADCRRLAQAALDQWGRIDGLVNNAGTTRFARHDDLEALQADDFHAIFDVNVIGPYQMVRAVVPSMKAQGRGAVVNVSSIAGIRGVGSSVAYAASKGALNTMTLSLARAMGPEIRVNAVCPGFVETGWLKAGLGERYDKQRAAYAASTPLQDSVQPQDVAEAVTWLLTGAAKTTGETVLVDAGKLLGNRQ; encoded by the coding sequence ATGGCCCAACCCGTTCACATCGTCACCGGCGCCTCGGCCGGCATCGGCCAGGCATGCGCCGAACACCTGGCGGCAACAGGGGCGCGGGTGGTCGTCAACTACGCACGCCGGGAGGCCGAGGCCGAAGCGGTGGCCCGGCGTTGCCGGGAGCTCGGCGGCGACGCCATCACCGTGCAGGCAGACGTCGCCGTGGATGCGGACTGCCGACGTCTGGCCCAGGCCGCCCTTGACCAGTGGGGCCGCATTGATGGCCTGGTGAACAACGCCGGCACCACCCGCTTCGCCCGTCACGACGATCTGGAGGCGCTGCAGGCCGACGACTTTCACGCCATTTTCGACGTCAACGTCATCGGACCCTACCAGATGGTGCGGGCGGTGGTGCCGTCCATGAAGGCACAGGGGCGCGGTGCCGTGGTGAATGTCTCCTCCATTGCCGGCATTCGCGGTGTGGGCTCATCGGTGGCCTATGCGGCGTCCAAGGGCGCGCTCAACACCATGACCCTGTCCCTGGCCCGGGCCATGGGCCCGGAAATCCGTGTCAACGCGGTCTGCCCGGGCTTCGTGGAGACCGGGTGGCTGAAAGCCGGCCTGGGTGAGCGTTACGACAAACAGCGCGCCGCCTACGCCGCCAGCACGCCTCTCCAGGACAGCGTCCAGCCACAGGATGTGGCCGAGGCCGTGACGTGGCTACTCACGGGCGCCGCCAAGACCACTGGCGAAACGGTTCTGGTGGACGCCGGCAAACTGCTCGGGAACCGACAGTAG
- a CDS encoding class II glutamine amidotransferase: MCELLAMSANTPTDLCFSFTGLARRGGEAGPHADGWGVAFYEGRGVRVFHDPGASASSRIAELVQTHPIKSEAAISHIRQANVGRISLENTHPFIRELWGRYWTFAHNGQLHGFAPRRGVYRPVGETDSEAVFCDLLNGIREAFDADTPDAQLIDAVVAACRNYARYGVINLLLSNGEWVFTFCTTRMCAITRRAPFGPARLRDADVTVDFEAETTPDDIVSVIATDPLTSDEQWDAYQPGEWRLWRKGEVVARGRETVPAHRHPAVGGSAVS; encoded by the coding sequence ATGTGCGAGTTGCTGGCCATGAGTGCCAATACGCCGACCGATCTGTGTTTCAGCTTTACCGGGCTGGCGCGGCGCGGTGGTGAGGCCGGTCCGCACGCCGATGGCTGGGGTGTTGCTTTCTACGAAGGGCGCGGTGTCCGGGTGTTTCACGACCCCGGCGCCAGCGCCTCCTCGCGCATTGCCGAACTGGTGCAGACGCATCCGATCAAGAGCGAGGCCGCCATCTCCCATATCCGTCAGGCGAACGTGGGGAGAATCTCACTGGAGAATACTCACCCGTTCATCCGCGAACTCTGGGGCCGCTACTGGACGTTCGCCCACAACGGGCAGTTGCACGGCTTCGCGCCCCGTCGCGGGGTGTACCGGCCGGTGGGTGAGACCGACAGTGAAGCGGTATTCTGCGATCTGCTCAACGGTATCCGCGAGGCGTTCGACGCCGACACCCCGGATGCCCAGCTCATCGATGCCGTCGTGGCGGCGTGCAGGAACTACGCCCGCTACGGCGTGATCAACCTGTTGCTCAGCAATGGCGAGTGGGTGTTCACCTTCTGCACCACCCGTATGTGCGCCATTACCCGCCGCGCCCCGTTCGGCCCCGCCCGCCTGCGGGATGCGGATGTCACCGTGGACTTCGAGGCCGAAACCACCCCCGACGACATTGTCAGCGTCATCGCCACCGACCCGCTGACCAGTGACGAGCAGTGGGATGCCTATCAGCCGGGCGAGTGGCGGCTGTGGCGCAAAGGCGAGGTGGTGGCCCGGGGGCGTGAAACCGTTCCCGCGCACCGCCATCCGGCGGTCGGTGGCAGTGCGGTGAGCTGA
- a CDS encoding DUF2062 domain-containing protein, with product MKPAGSSRSRGGFLERFRGRQREFSRQGRDWLRRYPRVQRLLEATGCLKGGAEAMARGVAVGLFIGLTPTVGFQTPLMILGCMLVRGNFLTAFMVSWISNPFTMGPLYWGFHTVGQGLFRLLPLQPGEASAWVLRGPGDEMLFTVVGSLMVALPAALIGYLVSHRLSVALAARRRRRGLQG from the coding sequence ATGAAACCCGCAGGATCCAGTCGCAGTCGGGGTGGTTTCCTGGAACGCTTCCGCGGCCGGCAGCGGGAGTTCAGCCGTCAGGGGCGTGACTGGTTACGCCGCTATCCCCGGGTGCAACGGCTGCTCGAGGCTACTGGCTGCCTCAAGGGTGGCGCCGAGGCCATGGCCCGCGGGGTGGCGGTGGGTCTGTTCATCGGCCTGACGCCCACCGTGGGGTTTCAGACTCCCCTGATGATCCTCGGGTGCATGCTCGTTCGGGGCAATTTCCTCACCGCCTTCATGGTCTCCTGGATCAGTAACCCGTTTACCATGGGGCCGTTGTACTGGGGCTTCCACACCGTTGGGCAGGGCTTGTTCAGGCTGTTGCCGTTACAGCCCGGCGAGGCCTCGGCATGGGTGCTGCGCGGGCCCGGCGATGAAATGCTCTTCACCGTGGTGGGCAGTCTGATGGTCGCCCTGCCCGCGGCCCTGATCGGTTACCTGGTATCGCACCGGCTGTCGGTGGCGCTGGCTGCGCGCAGAAGGCGCCGCGGCCTGCAAGGTTAG
- a CDS encoding ABC transporter ATP-binding protein — protein MSASLTVQLRARAPIPLQTSFQVAPGEVLALVGPSGSGKTTVLRAIAGLHRKAQGLVRCGNRTWLDSSRRVHLPPQQRRVGMVFQDYALFPHLTALDNLLLAMESGPMEGRREQAHQLLARVRLDGLEQRLPRELSGGQQQRVAVARALARDPNVLLLDEPFSAVDMMTRERLQRELALLRRQIEIPMILVTHDLQEATALGDRICVLHEGTSLQTETPERLFRHPSTPHVARLLGRHNVFTGTIVRRSEGERLAWGELELELGRPTGMPHGARVHWYVPDSDILLHRRGRPSRGERENPVTGTVTECVVLGAQTSITLHCHATAADIRLSVSTHAARRNGLEPGAEARVSLLSSGIHVMTSLPEANAAGND, from the coding sequence GTGTCCGCTAGTCTTACCGTCCAGCTCCGCGCCAGGGCTCCGATCCCGCTGCAGACCAGCTTCCAGGTGGCGCCCGGAGAGGTGCTGGCTCTGGTGGGACCGTCAGGCAGCGGCAAGACAACGGTGCTGCGGGCCATCGCCGGGCTTCACCGGAAGGCCCAGGGTCTCGTCCGTTGCGGCAATCGGACATGGCTGGACAGCAGCCGTCGCGTCCATCTGCCACCGCAACAGCGCAGAGTGGGAATGGTGTTCCAGGACTATGCGCTGTTCCCTCACCTCACTGCCCTGGATAACCTCCTGCTTGCCATGGAGTCGGGGCCCATGGAGGGTCGCCGGGAGCAGGCGCACCAGCTGCTTGCCCGCGTCCGCCTGGACGGCCTGGAACAGCGCTTGCCGCGGGAACTTTCCGGCGGGCAACAGCAGCGCGTCGCCGTCGCCCGGGCCCTGGCACGGGATCCCAATGTACTGCTGCTGGACGAACCCTTCTCCGCCGTGGACATGATGACCCGGGAGCGTCTGCAGCGGGAGCTGGCGCTCCTGCGCCGGCAGATCGAGATCCCCATGATCCTGGTGACCCACGACCTCCAGGAGGCCACCGCACTGGGGGATCGCATCTGCGTGCTGCACGAGGGTACGAGCCTGCAGACGGAGACCCCGGAGCGCCTGTTCCGCCATCCGTCGACCCCTCATGTCGCGCGACTGCTGGGACGACACAATGTGTTCACGGGCACGATCGTCCGGCGATCGGAGGGCGAGCGACTGGCCTGGGGCGAACTGGAACTGGAGCTGGGACGACCCACCGGCATGCCCCACGGCGCCCGGGTGCACTGGTACGTGCCGGATTCGGACATCCTCCTCCATCGCCGTGGGCGCCCCTCCCGCGGTGAGCGGGAGAACCCGGTGACCGGTACGGTCACCGAGTGCGTGGTGCTCGGCGCACAAACGTCGATCACCCTGCACTGTCACGCCACCGCGGCCGACATCCGGCTATCGGTGTCGACCCACGCGGCGCGGCGCAACGGTCTGGAGCCTGGCGCCGAGGCACGGGTGTCGCTGCTGAGCAGTGGCATTCATGTGATGACATCGCTGCCGGAGGCGAACGCCGCCGGAAATGACTAA